Proteins from one Coffea arabica cultivar ET-39 chromosome 8c, Coffea Arabica ET-39 HiFi, whole genome shotgun sequence genomic window:
- the LOC113705226 gene encoding LIM domain-containing protein WLIM2b-like, whose protein sequence is MSSFSGTQQKCKACDKTVHFAEMMSADGVPYHNTCFRCTHCNGRLTMSNYSKSPLDGSLYCKPHFEQLLRENGGFANKLATSGKPNGLSRAPSKVSTLFSGTQEKCNVCKKTVYPLEKVTVEGEFYHKSCFRCAHGGCFLNPSSYAALDGILYCKPHFSQLFKQKGCYNHLTKTTSLKKSGSEEGAALAKEQESSAEPKEEEAENAQ, encoded by the exons ATGTCGTCTTTCAGCGGCACGCAGCAGAAATGTAAGGCCTGTGATAAGACTGTTCATTTTGCGGAGATGATGTCAGCTGATGGAGTTCCTTATCATAATACTTGCTTTAGATGCACCCATTGCAATGGACGACTCACG ATGAGCAACTATTCTAAATCCCCACTGGATGGATCCTTGTATTGCAAGCCTCATTTCGAGCAGCTCCTTCGGGAGAACGGAGGGTTTGCTAACAAACTTGCAACCT CGGGGAAGCCAAATGGACTG AGCAGGGCTCCAAGTAAAGTATCAACTTTGTTCTCTGGTACCCAAGAGAAATGCAACGtctgcaagaaaacagtttatCCTTTGGAGAAG GTGACGGTGGAAGGAGAATTTTACCACAAATCATGCTTCAGGTGCGCTCACGGAGGCTGCTTTCTTAACCCCTCATCTTATGCTGCTCTAGATGGGATTCTCTATTGCAAGCCCCACTTCTCTCAATTGTTTAAGCAGAAGGGCTGCTACAATCATCTCACCAAGACAACTTCATTGAAGAAAAGTGGTTCAGAAGAAGGAGCTGCGCTAGCAAAGGAGCAAGAATCCAGCGCcgaaccaaaagaagaagaagcagaaaaCGCCCAATAA
- the LOC113706236 gene encoding puromycin-sensitive aminopeptidase-like codes for MSSRFRNATKEEEFVFNDISERPIPSLLRGFSAPVWLHTDLSDSDLFFLLAHDSDEFNHWEAGQILARKLMLSLVGDFLENKPLVLNPQFVQGLRSILCDSSLDKEFISKAITLPGEGEIMDMMEVADPDAVHAVRNFIRMELASALKEEFLNTVNHNHSSELYEFNHPRMGRHALKNIALAYLGSLEDPEVSELALNEYRLATNITEQFAAFVAIEQKPGEIRDQVLPGFYKKGQHDFLVVNKWFALQAASDIPGNAANVNKLLEHPAFDLRNSNKVYID; via the exons ATGTCATCTCGATTCAGGAATGCCACT aaagaagaagaatttgTTTTCAATGATATATCTGAGCGGCCAATTCCATCCTTATTACGAGGTTTTAGCGCTCCTGTGTGGCTTCACACTGATCTATCTGATAGTGATCTATTCTTCCTCCTTGCTCATGATTCTGATGAGTTCAACCA TTGGGAAGCTGGGCAGATCTTGGCTAGGAAGCTTATGCTTAGCCTGGTGGGTGATTTCCTGGAAAACAAGCCCTTGGTTCTAAACCCACAATTTGTACAAGGACTCAGAAGCATACTCTGTGATTCAAGCCTGGACAAG GAGTTTATCTCAAAGGCAATAACTCTGCCTGGGGAAGGAGAGATTATGGACATGATGGAAGTTGCTGACCCGGATGCTGTTCATGCTGTCCGAAATTTCATCAGAATGGAGCTTGCTTCTGCATTGAAAGAAGAGTTCCTCAACACA GTGAACCACAACCACAGCTCAGAACTATATGAGTTTAATCATCCCAGAATGGGTAGGCATGCCCTCAAAAATATTGCCCTTG CATATCTTGGGTCTCTCGAAGATCCAGAAGTTTCTGAGCTTGCACTGAATGAATATAGGCTTGCTACCAATATTACAGAGCAGTTTGCAGCTTTTGTTGCCATTGAACAGAAGCCAGGTGAAATTCGAGATCAAGTTTTGCCTGGTTTCTACAAAAAAGGGCAGCATGACTTTTTG GTTGTAAACAAGTGGTTTGCACTTCAAGCCGCATCAGATATTCCTGGGAATGCTGCAAATGTCAATAAGCTTCTAGAACATCCTGCCTTTGACCTGCGCAATTCAAACAAG GTATATATTGATTAA